One genomic window of Nitrosomonas sp. Is35 includes the following:
- the rplT gene encoding 50S ribosomal protein L20, with amino-acid sequence MPRVKRGVTAHARHKKILDLAKGYRGRRKNVYRIAKQAVMKAGQYAYRDRRQRKRQFRALWIARINAAARECGLSYSVFMNGLKKASIAVDRKVLADLAVFDKSAFEKIAAQAKASLTP; translated from the coding sequence GCGCGGCATAAGAAAATCTTAGACTTAGCCAAAGGTTATCGCGGACGTCGTAAGAATGTTTATCGTATAGCCAAACAAGCGGTCATGAAGGCTGGCCAGTATGCTTACCGGGACCGCCGTCAACGTAAAAGACAGTTCCGTGCATTATGGATTGCGCGTATCAATGCAGCTGCCCGTGAATGCGGTTTGTCATACAGCGTATTTATGAATGGTCTTAAGAAAGCAAGTATTGCAGTCGACCGGAAAGTTCTGGCTGATCTAGCTGTATTCGATAAAAGCGCTTTTGAGAAAATTGCAGCACAAGCAAAAGCGAGCCTTACTCCATAA